In Chloroflexota bacterium, a genomic segment contains:
- a CDS encoding glycine--tRNA ligase subunit beta, with amino-acid sequence MTSPLSFQSIIITLEKFWAERGCLIWQPYNHQVGAGTMNPATFLRVLGPEPWNVAYAEPSIRPDDGRYGENPNRLQQHYQYQVILKPDPGNPQELYLQSLEALGINPRQHDIRFVEDNWESPALGAWGLGWEVWLDGQEITQFTYFQQAGGLTCDPVSVELTYGLERIAIALQNVKGFREIQWSQALKYGDVNLQGEQEHSKYYFEIADVERLRQMYSLYEAECKAALAAGLVLPAYDYVLKCSHTFNVLDTRGAIGVTERAGFFGKMRGLAREVAEAYVEQRKQLEYPFLQTTNERHSPQTTRERQTTKPNNQLPITDHSQTLLFEIGVEELPAADLDSALAQLRELAPKMLAEARLTHGELKVYGTPRRLAVMAKELLPRQPDAERIVRGPAADRAFDKDGKPTQAAIGFAKKNNVPVEALEVRDNYVVAVVRETGKPAVEVLSDLLPRMIAAIKFDKTMRWNASGVAFSRPIRWLAALLGEAVIPFEYAGVESGNVSHGLRPLGSPEIRIESADKYLETIRANGIVIDSAERGALVESGARQVAAATGGEALIQPDLLAEVTNLIEQPTPLLGQFESDYLSLPDDVLISVMKKHQRYFPVVKLGKLLPYFIAVRNGDDQHLDMVREGNEHVIRARFADANYFVREDVKQTFEAFRPRLSKLTFQARLGSMLDKSERIHKLAGTLATMLALDGNQKKDVLRAAYLCKADLATQMVVEMTSLQGIMGREYALRSGETEAVARAIGEQYQSVPSSKLGLAVALADRLDSLAGLFAAGLAPTGAKDPFGLRRAALSVVQSLMEHEVDFDLRVALRAAGAFQPIPLSNETYDQISDFIAGRLRVLLIDSSFRYDVVDAVLAERWHDPYQAKKSVMELSEWVARPDWPTTLAAYSRCVRITRDQKQQFEVIPANFATEAEKNLWDAYQSAPTTLEAVTSADGFLTAFTPLIPAITKFFDEVLVMDEDAKVRENRLGLLQKIAGMAKGVAELSRLEGF; translated from the coding sequence ATGACTTCCCCTCTCTCCTTCCAATCTATTATCATCACTCTAGAAAAATTCTGGGCCGAACGCGGCTGCCTGATCTGGCAGCCATACAATCATCAAGTAGGCGCGGGCACGATGAACCCGGCCACCTTCTTGCGCGTGCTGGGGCCGGAACCCTGGAACGTGGCTTATGCCGAACCGTCCATCCGGCCTGATGATGGCCGCTATGGCGAGAACCCCAACCGCCTGCAACAACACTATCAGTATCAAGTCATCCTCAAGCCCGACCCCGGCAACCCGCAGGAGCTTTACCTGCAATCGCTGGAAGCGCTCGGCATCAATCCGCGCCAGCACGACATCCGCTTTGTCGAGGACAACTGGGAGTCGCCCGCGCTCGGGGCGTGGGGCCTGGGCTGGGAAGTGTGGCTCGACGGGCAGGAGATCACCCAGTTTACCTACTTCCAGCAGGCGGGCGGCCTCACCTGTGACCCCGTCTCGGTTGAACTCACTTACGGCCTTGAGCGAATCGCCATCGCTTTGCAAAACGTCAAAGGCTTCCGCGAGATTCAGTGGAGCCAGGCGCTCAAATACGGCGACGTGAACTTGCAGGGCGAGCAGGAGCATAGCAAGTATTATTTTGAGATTGCCGACGTGGAGCGCCTGCGCCAGATGTACTCGCTTTACGAAGCCGAGTGCAAAGCGGCGCTGGCCGCCGGGCTGGTTCTGCCGGCTTATGATTACGTGCTCAAATGCTCACACACCTTCAACGTGCTCGACACACGCGGCGCGATTGGCGTGACCGAGCGAGCCGGCTTCTTTGGCAAGATGCGTGGCCTGGCGCGCGAGGTGGCCGAGGCGTATGTAGAGCAACGGAAGCAACTGGAATATCCATTCCTACAAACGACAAACGAAAGGCACAGCCCGCAAACAACGCGCGAACGTCAAACGACAAAACCCAATAACCAATTACCAATAACCGATCACTCTCAAACGCTTCTATTTGAAATTGGCGTCGAAGAGTTGCCCGCCGCCGACCTCGATTCGGCGCTCGCGCAGTTGCGTGAGCTTGCCCCGAAGATGCTGGCCGAGGCGCGGCTGACTCACGGCGAGTTGAAGGTGTATGGCACGCCGCGCCGATTGGCCGTGATGGCAAAAGAACTTTTGCCGCGCCAGCCGGATGCTGAACGAATTGTGCGCGGCCCGGCGGCAGATCGGGCGTTTGATAAAGATGGCAAGCCTACTCAGGCCGCCATCGGTTTTGCCAAAAAGAACAACGTGCCGGTGGAAGCGCTGGAGGTTCGTGACAACTACGTGGTGGCCGTCGTTCGCGAGACAGGCAAACCGGCGGTGGAAGTGTTGAGCGATCTCCTGCCCAGGATGATCGCCGCCATCAAATTCGACAAGACGATGCGCTGGAACGCGAGCGGCGTTGCTTTCTCGCGGCCCATTCGCTGGTTGGCGGCCTTGCTCGGTGAGGCCGTCATCCCCTTTGAATACGCCGGAGTGGAATCGGGCAACGTCTCGCACGGTTTGCGCCCGCTCGGCTCGCCAGAGATTCGGATCGAGTCGGCGGACAAGTATTTGGAGACGATTCGGGCGAACGGGATCGTGATCGACTCGGCGGAGCGGGGGGCATTAGTAGAGTCCGGGGCCAGGCAAGTGGCGGCCGCCACTGGTGGGGAAGCTCTGATCCAGCCCGACCTGTTGGCCGAAGTCACCAACTTGATCGAACAGCCAACGCCGTTGCTCGGCCAATTCGAGTCAGACTATTTGAGTCTCCCGGATGACGTGTTGATCTCGGTGATGAAGAAGCACCAGCGTTATTTCCCCGTTGTGAAACTTGGGAAGCTTCTGCCATATTTCATCGCCGTGCGCAACGGCGACGACCAGCATCTGGACATGGTGCGCGAGGGCAACGAGCACGTCATTCGCGCCCGCTTTGCCGACGCCAATTATTTCGTGCGCGAGGACGTGAAGCAGACATTCGAAGCGTTCCGGCCCAGGCTGAGCAAGCTGACGTTTCAGGCCAGGCTCGGCTCGATGCTCGACAAGTCGGAACGCATTCACAAGCTGGCCGGCACGCTGGCGACGATGCTGGCTCTGGATGGCAACCAGAAGAAGGATGTGCTGAGGGCGGCTTACCTGTGCAAGGCCGACCTGGCGACGCAGATGGTCGTCGAGATGACATCACTGCAAGGCATCATGGGCCGCGAGTACGCTCTGCGAAGCGGCGAGACCGAGGCGGTGGCGCGGGCGATTGGCGAGCAGTATCAGAGTGTGCCGTCGAGTAAACTTGGCCTGGCTGTGGCGTTGGCCGACCGGCTTGACTCGCTGGCCGGGCTGTTCGCCGCCGGACTGGCCCCGACCGGCGCGAAAGACCCGTTTGGTCTGCGGCGGGCGGCGCTGAGCGTGGTGCAGTCGCTCATGGAGCACGAAGTTGATTTTGATTTGCGTGTGGCCTTGCGGGCGGCGGGCGCGTTCCAGCCGATCCCGTTGAGCAACGAGACTTACGATCAGATTTCGGATTTCATCGCCGGGCGCTTGCGCGTTCTATTGATCGACTCCAGCTTCCGTTACGACGTGGTGGATGCGGTGCTGGCCGAACGTTGGCACGATCCGTATCAAGCGAAGAAGTCGGTGATGGAGTTGAGTGAGTGGGTGGCCCGGCCCGACTGGCCGACGACGCTGGCCGCGTACTCGCGCTGTGTGCGCATCACTCGCGACCAGAAGCAACAGTTTGAGGTGATCCCGGCCAACTTTGCGACCGAGGCCGAGAAAAACTTGTGGGACGCCTATCAGTCCGCGCCGACCACGTTGGAAGCCGTCACTTCGGCGGACGGCTTTCTCACCGCCTTCACCCCCCTCATCCCGGCCATCACCAAATTCTTCGATGAGGTGCTGGTGATGGACGAAGACGCGAAGGTGCGCGAGAACCGGCTGGGCTTACTGCAGAAGATTGCAGGCATGGCGAAGGGCGTGGCGGAGTTGAGCAGGTTGGAGGGATTCTAA
- a CDS encoding DUF86 domain-containing protein, translating into MIKPEVVIGLLRSLRTQIDPLRPLEGSDLKELTADPLRWNGILHLLQVSIEHVTDISTHLLVGKNIDAPDSHRLIIRKLGEAGFLPDELAERLAPMASFRNIVVHDYLTIDPAIVADILQNHLNDFDEFALHIYDYLRREGHLPSSDEKHE; encoded by the coding sequence ATGATCAAGCCTGAGGTTGTTATTGGTCTATTGAGATCTCTACGAACGCAGATCGATCCTCTTCGTCCTCTGGAAGGCTCAGACCTCAAAGAATTGACGGCGGATCCCTTGCGCTGGAACGGCATTCTTCACTTGCTTCAGGTGAGCATTGAGCATGTGACTGACATCAGCACACACCTGTTGGTTGGGAAAAACATAGATGCGCCAGATAGCCATAGGCTGATTATTCGCAAGCTGGGCGAAGCCGGTTTTTTGCCTGACGAACTTGCTGAACGGCTCGCGCCGATGGCTAGTTTCAGGAACATCGTTGTTCATGACTATCTCACAATTGATCCCGCCATCGTGGCTGACATCCTGCAAAACCACCTGAATGACTTCGATGAGTTTGCGCTGCACATTTACGATTATCTTCGCCGTGAAGGACATTTACCCTCTTCTGACGAGAAACACGAATGA
- the cdd gene encoding cytidine deaminase, producing MTDDVRQNLIERALAVRQWAYAPYSHYHVGAALLADSGRIYDGVNVENAAYGSSICAERAALVKAVSEGERRFEAIVVATNNGGSPCGSCRQMLAEFGLDLIVILLDKEGNVIRETTLRELLPDAFTPDALLK from the coding sequence ATGACCGACGATGTGCGCCAGAATTTGATTGAACGGGCGTTGGCGGTTCGCCAGTGGGCCTACGCGCCCTATTCGCATTATCACGTTGGGGCGGCTCTGTTGGCCGATTCGGGCCGGATTTACGACGGCGTCAACGTCGAGAACGCGGCTTACGGAAGCAGTATTTGCGCCGAGCGCGCGGCGCTGGTGAAAGCCGTCTCTGAAGGGGAACGGCGGTTTGAGGCAATCGTCGTCGCCACCAACAACGGCGGCTCGCCCTGCGGCTCGTGCCGCCAGATGCTGGCCGAGTTCGGCCTCGATCTGATCGTGATTCTGCTGGACAAGGAAGGCAACGTCATTCGCGAAACGACTCTGCGCGAGTTGTTGCCGGATGCGTTTACGCCGGATGCACTGCTCAAGTGA
- the rpoD gene encoding RNA polymerase sigma factor RpoD translates to MEAVDLRRAWQGEKPSALRAWLDNGDWGRDPAWTKVAEHGFEVFLLLYLMPHAVKLKLEAATRPPEPKTAKRKPKGAKKPAKKTPAKQKLVELPRTRSIKSWMPDEAEIEAEFAEINQRAGEANNALVRANLRLVVSVAKRYIGRGISFLDLIQEGNIGLLRAVEKFDPTKGFKFSTYATWWIRQAISRAIADQARTIRIPVHMVETIHKLTRIQRQLTQELSREATADEVALEMELLTPEEVQTIKAARRAGERPEIDLDRKLRRAAAKVRKIMRLSQEPMSLEMPVGAEESSLLGDFIEDETIPAPADAASRQLLKEQVTNALSVLTDREREVLQMRFGLLDGMDHTLEEVGQHFKVTRERIRQIEAKALRKLRHPTRSRQLRDYLG, encoded by the coding sequence ATGGAGGCCGTTGACTTGCGACGGGCCTGGCAGGGCGAGAAGCCGTCGGCGTTGCGCGCCTGGCTGGACAACGGCGATTGGGGACGTGATCCGGCCTGGACGAAGGTGGCCGAGCACGGGTTTGAAGTCTTCCTGTTGTTGTACTTGATGCCCCACGCCGTCAAACTCAAACTGGAAGCGGCCACCAGGCCGCCTGAGCCGAAGACTGCGAAGCGCAAACCTAAAGGCGCAAAGAAGCCGGCTAAGAAGACGCCGGCCAAACAAAAGCTGGTGGAACTGCCCAGGACTCGTTCCATTAAAAGCTGGATGCCGGATGAGGCCGAGATCGAAGCCGAGTTCGCCGAGATCAACCAGCGGGCGGGGGAGGCCAACAACGCTCTGGTGCGGGCCAACCTGCGGTTGGTGGTGAGCGTGGCCAAACGCTACATCGGGCGCGGCATTTCGTTCCTCGATCTGATCCAGGAGGGCAACATTGGCCTGCTGAGGGCGGTGGAGAAGTTCGACCCAACCAAAGGTTTCAAGTTCAGCACTTATGCCACCTGGTGGATCCGGCAGGCCATCAGCCGGGCCATCGCCGACCAGGCGCGCACGATCCGCATTCCCGTTCACATGGTGGAGACGATTCACAAGCTGACGCGGATTCAGCGGCAGTTAACGCAAGAGTTGAGCCGCGAGGCCACGGCGGACGAAGTGGCGCTGGAGATGGAATTGCTCACGCCGGAAGAAGTGCAAACCATCAAGGCGGCCCGGCGGGCGGGCGAGCGGCCTGAAATTGATCTGGATCGCAAACTGCGGCGGGCGGCGGCCAAGGTGCGCAAGATCATGCGCCTGTCGCAGGAACCGATGTCGCTGGAAATGCCGGTGGGCGCTGAGGAGTCGAGCCTGCTTGGCGACTTCATCGAAGACGAAACGATCCCGGCCCCGGCGGATGCCGCCTCGCGGCAACTGCTCAAGGAGCAGGTGACCAACGCTTTGTCGGTGCTCACCGACCGCGAGCGCGAAGTGTTGCAAATGCGATTCGGCCTTTTGGACGGCATGGATCACACGCTGGAGGAAGTGGGCCAGCACTTCAAGGTGACTCGTGAGCGCATCCGCCAGATTGAGGCGAAAGCCCTGCGTAAACTGCGGCACCCCACGCGGAGCCGGCAGTTGAGAGATTATTTGGGTTGA
- a CDS encoding DNA primase, whose product MPGPVDEIKARINAVELISETVKLRRSGRTFTGLCPFHVHTKNTPSFVVWPESGTWKCFGQCNEGGDIFKFVMKKENWGFREALEFLAGRAGVELKQRTQQDVEREEEHKRLRDLLTLAVTYYQNLLVNAPQAQAAREHLQKRGLKPTTLETFELGYALPAWDAAQKFFAERGFTQKEMLDAGLIIQKDPSTLLSVAGQVGSTRDRFRNRIMIPIRDGQGKVVGFGARALDPDDQPKFLNSPQTPLFNKGETVYALDRARKAISASGVAVLVEGYMDVMAAHQAGFANVVSAMGTALTETQLRLIKKFAKRIVLALDADAAGDKATLRGLSVARETLDRDYTPSFDARGLIRTESKLQADIRVFTLPEGLDPDDVVNNDPEAWRQGVANATPIVDYVIRALTADHNLDDPKIKSDLADEILPIINDVADPVERDAYRQKLARVLKVDERALAQKAAAAGQSKKQPQQRRPAPTPIPPPPDTDWEAEPAPPAEESPFAESAVDRLESYCLGALVRHPDLVAKADRQLRAMSLPPLAADDFNHTDFQIVFLALKAALDQDQLEPNAHVSLHLEESLAGRLQALMDDSETIIAEDQERVDDVLFAVIRLRDRGVDSALNEVRFLQQEAQDEPELVEVYRNQAMSLIQAKQSLTRARRRYTSRMERLSETG is encoded by the coding sequence ATGCCCGGCCCCGTTGACGAAATCAAAGCCCGAATAAATGCCGTCGAGCTAATTAGCGAGACGGTGAAACTGCGCCGCTCGGGGCGGACGTTCACCGGGCTGTGTCCCTTTCACGTTCACACCAAGAACACGCCCTCGTTCGTCGTCTGGCCGGAGAGCGGAACGTGGAAGTGCTTCGGGCAGTGCAACGAGGGCGGCGACATCTTCAAGTTCGTGATGAAGAAGGAGAACTGGGGCTTCCGCGAGGCGCTGGAGTTTTTGGCCGGGCGGGCCGGGGTGGAACTCAAGCAACGCACCCAGCAGGATGTCGAACGCGAAGAAGAGCACAAGCGCCTGCGTGATCTGCTGACGCTGGCGGTGACGTATTATCAGAATTTGTTAGTCAACGCCCCGCAGGCACAGGCGGCTCGCGAACATTTACAGAAACGCGGGTTGAAGCCGACAACGCTGGAGACGTTCGAGTTGGGCTACGCCCTCCCTGCCTGGGATGCGGCGCAGAAGTTTTTCGCCGAGCGCGGCTTTACCCAAAAGGAAATGCTGGATGCCGGGCTGATCATTCAAAAAGACCCTTCGACACTCCTTTCAGTCGCAGGGCAAGTTGGCTCGACGCGCGACCGCTTCCGCAACCGGATCATGATTCCGATCCGGGACGGGCAGGGGAAAGTTGTGGGGTTTGGGGCGCGGGCGCTCGACCCGGACGACCAGCCCAAGTTCCTCAACTCGCCGCAGACGCCGCTTTTCAACAAAGGTGAAACCGTCTATGCCCTCGACCGGGCGCGCAAGGCCATCAGCGCCAGCGGCGTAGCCGTTCTGGTCGAAGGCTATATGGACGTGATGGCCGCCCACCAGGCCGGGTTCGCCAACGTGGTCTCGGCGATGGGCACGGCGCTGACTGAGACTCAACTGCGGCTGATCAAAAAATTTGCGAAGCGAATCGTGCTGGCCCTCGACGCCGACGCCGCCGGTGACAAGGCCACTTTGCGCGGCCTGTCGGTGGCGCGCGAGACGCTGGACCGTGATTACACGCCGTCGTTTGACGCGCGCGGCTTGATTCGCACCGAGAGCAAATTGCAGGCCGACATTCGGGTGTTCACTCTGCCGGAAGGACTCGACCCGGATGATGTGGTGAACAACGATCCTGAAGCCTGGCGGCAAGGAGTTGCAAACGCCACGCCCATCGTTGACTATGTGATTCGGGCGCTGACAGCGGATCACAATTTGGATGATCCCAAGATCAAGTCGGATTTGGCTGACGAGATTTTGCCGATCATCAACGATGTAGCCGACCCGGTTGAGCGTGACGCTTACCGGCAAAAGCTGGCGCGGGTGTTGAAGGTTGATGAGCGGGCGCTGGCGCAAAAAGCCGCGGCGGCTGGACAAAGTAAGAAGCAACCCCAGCAGAGGCGGCCAGCCCCGACTCCGATTCCGCCGCCGCCCGACACAGATTGGGAGGCCGAGCCGGCTCCCCCGGCTGAGGAAAGTCCATTTGCCGAATCGGCGGTTGATCGGTTAGAGTCCTACTGCCTGGGGGCGCTGGTTCGTCACCCCGATCTGGTTGCCAAAGCGGATCGACAATTACGAGCGATGAGTCTGCCGCCGCTGGCGGCGGACGATTTCAATCACACCGATTTTCAAATTGTTTTTTTGGCGCTCAAGGCGGCGCTGGATCAGGATCAGCTTGAGCCGAATGCGCACGTGTCTTTGCATTTGGAAGAGTCGCTGGCCGGACGATTGCAAGCCTTGATGGACGACTCCGAGACGATCATTGCCGAAGATCAGGAGCGGGTGGACGATGTGTTATTTGCGGTGATCCGGTTGCGCGACCGGGGCGTGGACAGCGCCCTTAACGAAGTGCGCTTTTTGCAGCAGGAAGCGCAGGATGAGCCGGAGCTGGTGGAAGTGTACCGGAACCAGGCCATGAGTTTGATTCAGGCCAAGCAAAGTTTGACGCGCGCCCGCCGGCGTTACACAAGTCGGATGGAACGGCTGAGTGAAACGGGGTGA
- a CDS encoding nucleotidyltransferase domain-containing protein — MITDNRLDELKKIFVKHGVVLAYLFGSQAEGLARPSSDVDIAVLLPADFPRVKYFSARLALINDLTQTLRRNDVDVIILNEATALLAREIVRHGKILYEDEATRPAIDFAVRAISYYLDTEHFRKLALHYLSEDMERYRLKRQSTILREKKNDQA; from the coding sequence ATGATAACCGACAACCGTTTGGATGAGTTGAAGAAAATCTTCGTCAAGCATGGAGTGGTGCTGGCCTATCTGTTCGGCTCGCAGGCTGAGGGCTTGGCTCGCCCATCGAGCGATGTGGATATTGCAGTGTTGCTTCCAGCAGACTTCCCGAGGGTCAAGTATTTCAGCGCTCGTTTAGCTTTGATCAACGATTTGACGCAGACACTTCGCCGGAACGATGTAGATGTGATTATTCTCAACGAAGCGACGGCGCTTCTAGCCCGCGAAATTGTTCGACATGGCAAAATACTTTATGAAGACGAAGCAACGCGCCCGGCCATTGATTTTGCTGTTCGCGCAATCAGTTACTATTTGGACACGGAACATTTTCGCAAACTGGCGCTCCATTATTTGAGCGAGGATATGGAGCGTTATCGGCTTAAACGCCAATCTACAATTTTGCGGGAGAAGAAAAATGATCAAGCCTGA
- the recO gene encoding DNA repair protein RecO: protein MPSRERTFRTEAIVLRRKDFGEADRLLTLFTPEAGKIRAVAKGVRKPKSRKAGHLELYTRATLLVAKGRDMDIITQAETVEAYRPLREELLRSTYGSYCVELLDKFTPDEAENKPLYDLLTQALGWLAETNDLAMATRYYELQVLGMAGYQLELFRCVVKGETVVAEDQYFSPEDGGVICPRCGENRPGVFPISLNALKVLRFMQSNPYEALRDLKLRPTVHAEVERVIYRTITFHLERQLKSVEFLKLVRRTAG from the coding sequence ATGCCCTCCCGTGAGCGCACCTTTCGCACCGAAGCCATCGTCCTGCGGCGCAAAGATTTTGGCGAAGCCGACCGCCTGCTGACTCTTTTTACACCCGAAGCAGGCAAGATTCGGGCTGTGGCCAAAGGTGTTCGTAAACCCAAAAGCCGTAAAGCCGGGCATCTCGAACTGTATACACGCGCAACCTTGCTCGTGGCCAAAGGCCGCGACATGGACATCATCACCCAGGCCGAGACGGTGGAAGCCTACCGGCCTTTGCGCGAGGAGCTTTTGCGTTCAACCTACGGCTCGTACTGCGTCGAACTGCTCGACAAGTTCACGCCCGACGAAGCCGAGAACAAGCCGCTCTACGATTTGCTGACCCAGGCTCTGGGCTGGCTGGCCGAGACCAACGACCTGGCGATGGCAACGCGCTACTATGAATTACAAGTGCTGGGCATGGCCGGCTACCAGCTTGAGTTGTTCCGTTGCGTGGTGAAGGGTGAAACAGTCGTTGCCGAAGACCAATACTTTAGCCCCGAAGACGGTGGCGTGATCTGTCCGCGCTGTGGCGAGAACCGGCCCGGCGTCTTTCCTATCTCGCTCAACGCGCTCAAAGTTTTGCGCTTCATGCAGTCCAACCCTTACGAAGCCCTGCGCGACCTCAAACTTCGCCCGACCGTTCACGCCGAAGTGGAGCGGGTGATCTATCGGACGATCACCTTTCACCTGGAACGGCAGTTGAAGAGCGTGGAGTTTTTGAAGCTGGTGCGAAGGACGGCAGGGTGA
- a CDS encoding HlyC/CorC family transporter, with protein sequence MSGLAVDVLITFILVGIDGVLAAARSAFLNARRARLQKMAEAGESGAALALKVAQDSAPLIATIRLAQTLCRFFTAGVATFFFAPPLAQLLDIWLSLEIAQTTGIAVAAVAGVAAIAVVVWVEMVPESLVLREAEAWAIRLAPLMQFLEWTFTPLVRLSVWASGMIAVPLGGRMPQIVTEEEIKTMVDAGEEGGVIEEEEKDMIYSIFQFADTLAREVMVPRIDMLALEVETPVTEAVDAVLSAGHSRIPIYAETVDNIVGVLYVKDLLRVWHEGQTRSLRELLRPAYFVPEAKPLDDLLAELQQKRVHIAIVVDEYGGTAGLVTLEDIVEEIVGEIRDEYDAAEELPYQQMGEGDYIFDGGIDIDDVNDLLESKLPNDDADTLGGYIYGQLGRVPGPGDQLATDGLMMEVQSVAGRRIRKVRVRHTPPPAKADSEAEEIES encoded by the coding sequence ATGAGCGGTTTGGCAGTTGATGTCCTGATTACATTTATCCTGGTTGGCATTGACGGCGTGCTGGCCGCGGCCCGTTCGGCGTTTTTGAATGCGCGCCGGGCGCGCCTGCAAAAAATGGCCGAGGCCGGTGAGAGCGGGGCGGCCCTGGCCCTCAAAGTGGCGCAAGACTCTGCGCCGCTGATCGCCACCATCCGGTTGGCGCAAACACTATGCCGGTTTTTTACTGCCGGGGTGGCAACGTTCTTCTTTGCTCCGCCCCTGGCGCAGTTGCTCGACATTTGGCTCTCGTTGGAGATTGCTCAAACGACGGGCATTGCCGTGGCGGCTGTGGCCGGGGTGGCCGCCATTGCCGTGGTGGTCTGGGTGGAAATGGTTCCCGAATCGTTGGTGTTGCGCGAGGCCGAGGCGTGGGCGATCCGGCTGGCGCCACTGATGCAATTTCTAGAGTGGACGTTCACGCCGTTGGTGAGGCTGTCGGTGTGGGCCTCAGGCATGATTGCCGTGCCGCTCGGCGGGCGCATGCCGCAGATCGTCACCGAAGAAGAAATCAAGACGATGGTGGACGCCGGCGAAGAGGGTGGGGTGATCGAAGAGGAAGAGAAGGACATGATCTACTCCATCTTCCAGTTCGCCGACACCCTGGCTCGTGAAGTGATGGTGCCGCGCATTGACATGCTGGCTCTCGAAGTGGAAACGCCCGTCACCGAAGCTGTGGATGCTGTGCTATCGGCGGGCCATAGCCGCATTCCGATTTACGCCGAGACGGTGGACAACATCGTCGGCGTGCTTTACGTCAAAGACCTGTTGCGCGTGTGGCACGAAGGTCAGACGCGCAGTCTGCGCGAGTTGCTGCGCCCGGCCTACTTTGTGCCTGAAGCTAAGCCGCTCGACGACCTGTTGGCCGAACTGCAACAAAAGCGCGTTCACATCGCAATTGTGGTGGATGAATACGGCGGCACGGCGGGCCTGGTGACGCTGGAGGACATTGTCGAAGAAATCGTTGGCGAGATTCGCGACGAGTACGACGCCGCCGAGGAACTGCCTTACCAGCAGATGGGCGAGGGCGATTACATTTTTGACGGCGGCATTGACATTGACGACGTGAACGATTTGCTGGAGTCGAAACTGCCCAACGACGACGCCGACACCCTGGGGGGCTACATTTACGGCCAGTTGGGCCGTGTCCCCGGCCCCGGCGACCAGTTGGCAACCGACGGGCTGATGATGGAAGTGCAGAGTGTGGCCGGGCGGCGCATCCGTAAAGTTCGGGTGCGCCACACGCCGCCTCCGGCCAAAGCCGACTCAGAAGCTGAGGAAATTGAATCATGA